In a single window of the Arachis hypogaea cultivar Tifrunner chromosome 6, arahy.Tifrunner.gnm2.J5K5, whole genome shotgun sequence genome:
- the LOC140173691 gene encoding probable leucine-rich repeat receptor-like protein kinase At5g49770, whose product MQACKVVVSTCAFGGRDDLYQPLGMSEASLKKFGPYYFIAFPYAFPDSNEGNSLSTSAIIGIAVGSSVLFLSLIAIAVYAILQKKRAERAIGLSRSFASWAPSGKDNGGAPQLKGARWFSYDELKKSTSHFSESNELGFGGYDKVYKGVLPDGKNRRDQASSTMINIRRPRIQD is encoded by the exons ATGCAAGCTTGCAAAGTTGTGGTTTCTACTTGTGCATTTGGTGGTAGAGATGATCTCTATCAACCTCTTGGAATGTCAGAGGCGTCACTTAAGAAGTTTGGACCTTATTACTTCATTGCATTCCCTTATGCTTTCCCAG ATTCTAACGAAGGAAACTCTCTTAGCACTAGTGCTATTATTGGTATAGCAGTAGGCTCATCAGTTCTATTTCTGAGCCTCATAGCTATAGCAGTATATGCAATTCTGCAAAAGAAGCGCGCAGAGCGAGCCATAGGATTAAGCAGATCTTTTG CATCTTGGGCACCAAGTGGAAAGGATAATGGAGGTGCACCACAATTAAAGGGTGCAAGATGGTTCTCATATGATGAACTGAAAAAGAGCACTAGTCATTTCTCTGAAAGCAATGAGTTAGGATTTGGTGGTTATGACAAG GTGTACAAAGGGGTGCTTCCTGATGGAAAAAATCGTCGCGATCAAGCAAGCTCAACAATGATCAATATAAGGAGGCCTAGAATTCAAGACTGA